One Flagellimonas sp. CMM7 genomic region harbors:
- a CDS encoding gliding motility-associated C-terminal domain-containing protein → MELDYGSVCSGSANTLSNTITLSTGSSVGIAINGSDDIGLCPGDTHALQANITGMGLTYTWYKDGAVVSGPTLEADTYNINTSLSGYDGSYEVEVVGAAACLERSSAVTIRNLGDFNVTRQNDGDIVLLPAQTKTLSVTTTATTPSYQWFKDGAPVSGATNSSLDITEIGVYFARVTENGGGCSASPLDSETTTVVSPSSFEFVIDYVGSYISCQSADATISLSTINAVSDSGSKTDVTSDIQSSFTYQWAHDGSDVAGETSKTITVLDFEENGAYTLNGVLGGFNATSNALDVTLPTNQVLEITTNGTVLCDGSDPIVFNSSESLTDDTFEWLRDGTIIDTTSEEITATEVGVYQLIIRTHDCPVISNEVTIRAFDESLLALDKEQDLIVIEGETETLTASGAESYQWFDTNNTLLGTNDFFNFEQEGEYLLVASFGNCTTSRVINVTYRDTFSIPNVITANGDGINDMWVLPNTYSRNDDVVVTIFDERGRQVFSQSNYENNWPQSTTSFNKSNMIFYYKVTKEGQSLKQGTITVIR, encoded by the coding sequence GTGGAGTTAGATTACGGATCTGTGTGTTCTGGTTCTGCAAACACCCTTTCCAATACAATTACACTTTCTACCGGTAGCAGTGTTGGAATCGCTATAAATGGCTCAGATGATATTGGACTTTGTCCCGGAGACACGCATGCCCTTCAAGCAAATATAACAGGCATGGGCCTTACCTACACATGGTACAAAGATGGAGCTGTAGTTTCTGGTCCTACTTTAGAAGCGGACACATATAATATAAATACATCACTATCTGGTTATGATGGAAGTTATGAGGTTGAAGTTGTAGGAGCGGCGGCTTGTTTAGAACGTTCGTCAGCTGTAACAATAAGAAATCTTGGTGATTTTAATGTGACAAGACAAAATGATGGTGATATTGTTTTATTGCCTGCACAGACCAAAACACTTTCTGTAACTACGACCGCAACAACACCGTCATATCAATGGTTTAAAGATGGAGCACCTGTTTCCGGTGCCACCAATAGCTCCTTAGATATTACCGAAATAGGAGTATACTTTGCAAGAGTCACTGAAAACGGAGGTGGGTGTTCTGCTTCCCCACTTGATTCTGAAACCACAACCGTAGTTTCTCCAAGTTCTTTTGAGTTTGTAATTGACTACGTTGGTTCATATATCTCATGTCAAAGTGCCGATGCAACAATTAGCCTTTCCACCATAAATGCTGTTAGTGATTCTGGTTCAAAAACAGATGTTACATCAGATATACAATCATCCTTTACCTATCAATGGGCACATGATGGAAGTGATGTTGCCGGTGAAACTTCAAAAACCATCACAGTTCTAGATTTTGAGGAAAATGGTGCTTATACATTAAACGGTGTCTTGGGTGGCTTTAATGCTACTTCCAATGCTTTGGATGTGACTTTACCCACCAACCAAGTTTTAGAAATTACTACAAACGGTACCGTTCTATGCGATGGTTCTGACCCAATTGTCTTTAATAGCTCTGAAAGCTTAACTGACGATACTTTTGAATGGTTGAGAGATGGAACTATTATAGATACCACCTCTGAAGAAATTACAGCAACGGAAGTAGGTGTTTATCAATTGATTATAAGGACTCATGATTGTCCGGTGATTTCCAATGAAGTGACCATAAGGGCATTTGATGAATCATTACTTGCGCTTGACAAAGAACAAGACTTAATCGTCATTGAAGGTGAAACAGAAACCTTAACTGCTAGCGGCGCTGAATCTTACCAATGGTTTGATACTAATAATACACTTTTAGGCACAAATGATTTCTTCAATTTTGAGCAAGAGGGTGAGTACTTATTGGTAGCAAGTTTTGGTAACTGCACCACCAGTAGAGTTATAAATGTAACCTATAGAGATACTTTTTCCATACCTAATGTAATTACGGCCAACGGAGATGGTATAAATGATATGTGGGTATTGCCAAACACGTACTCAAGAAACGATGATGTTGTTGTTACCATATTTGACGAAAGAGGTAGACAAGTTTTTAGTCAATCCAATTATGAAAACAATTGGCCACAATCCACTACTTCGTTTAATAAGTCTAATATGATTTTTTACTATAAAGTAACAAAAGAAGGACAAAGTCTAAAACAAGGAACTATAACTGTTATCAGATAA